The Raphanus sativus cultivar WK10039 chromosome 2, ASM80110v3, whole genome shotgun sequence DNA segment TGGTTTTGGGTTTACTTTGGTTTGCTTTGAAAAATTATAACAGATTTATTCCAAATCTCAAATTAAACTAACCAAATTAACTGAATTAACCAGAATTTAGTTGAAGTCTTaacaaaactaatcaaaattttaactGATATCAAAAAATATTGTCAGATTTTGAAAAAACCAAACTAACTGAAATACCGAACCAAATTATATTCCGGATTAATTCGATAAATTTATACTGAATTAACTGAAAATCGAATAACTCGGGAACCCGTATGCCTACTAATTAAGTGTTACCGTTTATATGGGGTTTGATAGTACAAGAGACTGAAATCATCTCTTTTCTTGCAAAATCGATAAAAATAATCTTGTTTAATCCAAAACACATAGGTACCCCCAAAAACATACTCCTACACCATATGAGGTTTCTCATACTTGGTTATATACTCGGCTATTGATGCATATCTTCTTGAACTGTGTGAGGACAGGGTATATATTCTCAAAGGCTTTGTAGGTATCCTCTCTCTTCTTGGCACCAGTGATAACAATCTTCCCAGACACAAAGATCAGTAGCACAATCTTTGGTTCCCTCATCCTGTATATGAGTCCCGGAAACATCTCCGGCTCGTAGCTCAAGAAATCTGAGTGATTAGAGGCGGCGAGAAGCTCAAGCCTTATAGGGAACTTCAAGTCACAAGAGGCTACAATGTTCTGGATCTTGAAGTCTTTGAACCTTGCGTCGAATCCAAGTTTCTGAACTATACGAGCGTACTTCCTCGCAGCCAACTTGGAGAAGCACTCGGTTTTGGCTCCGGTGCACACCATTCTCCCCGAGGCGAAGATTAACGCTGTTGTTTTTGGTTCTCTTATCCTCATGATCACCGCCGCGAAACGTTTAGGGTTGTATTCAGCGTTCCGTGCTTTTAAAGCTATCTCTTTTAGGTCTAGCTTGCAGTCCAAGTTAACCGTCGAGACGATGTTTTGAAGAGTGGGAACTATCCCTGAAGGATGATTGGTAAGGTCCACTGGATCAGTACTACCTCGCAATTCTTCATCGCTCATTCTCCTCTTGATATAGGGATCAGATCCAATGTTTTGGTTCCGACACGGAAACTAGGGTTTGGTAGCATCATTcgaaagattaaaaaaaaggtGAAGCTTTCTTATACAAAAGATTAGAGAATTGGATTGGATTGGAGAGGTGCTTACCAAAAGGAGATTTGATTGCGTTCTCCCAAAAGAGGGTTGGTGGAGCTGTGAGAGGCGACGGACTTGCGTTTTGAAATTAGGGAACCTTATAGAGGTGTATAGGTATATAAAGTTGCCTAAGCTACCCCTACCGTCTTTGTGATCCCGAGGGTGTTTCAGGAAAATCATGAGTTGACCGACTTTGCCTTTTTCTATCTTTATAAACtgattcataaataaaattaaaaaaatctgtcAAACTcattaattatatatagattgCAAAATTAATGATTCATTAATGCTTCTACACCGGAAGATCTGAGTTTCGAGCCACAGAAAAAACGAAATTATGcgaattaaagaaaaaaacttacaaaatatcTGAAGCATAGCGCAAAAAGTACCGGTCAAACGTTGATCCATATGACAACTCAAGTGATGCAGCGAGACGAAAATCTTCATAGAACAAGTAGAACTGTCGGTTGTAAAATCGTCTGTAACATTTCTCGGTTTGTAATAACATAATCAtccaatattaaatataaatatatacatatattgcagattatcataattaatatattatatataaaatcttatgaaaaataaaataatataaattttattatttataaatcataatatttattatactaGTACTACTATATACAtttagtatattattatatactttttaaaaatttaggccGTATAAATAACATTTTAGGCTGTGATTAGATTAGTCATCATAAGAATTAACTGTTGAGTCGGAGCCTATTGTGTTTCTTGAACATTTATAAAACTGGTCTTGAAAGGTACTATTACAATCCATCAACGTAGTTCCTTGCTTATGTATGATGCATCACAAGACTTTATGAGACACTTTGCAAAATGGAGCAGAAGTAAATAAATCTTGTTGAATCAgaaacacataaataaatatcgAGACAGGGAAAAAGTACTCCCACCATAGATAGTTCTCCTCCATACTTGCTTATACTCAATTAGTATGCCTTGTAAGGTACAACTCCCAAACTAATTAACAAATCCATCGTCAATATGTCACTTTGGAAACTTTTACACAGTCGCACTCCTTAGACCGCAAGAACAAAAGGTCAAGAAGAATCGTGCAGATGAGGAAACTAAGATGTGACATATCACAATTACCATCTAACTATATTAATTTCGAGGGATCCACCTATAAATTTGTACTATATATATGCTAGTTCATGGCGGTtctaaaatgatcataaaaGAAAAGCTCTTCATAAAAACTTTGACATGACATATCAGATTAGTGACGGTAGATTAACAGGTATAACTAACATAAATTCCAATTTTATTAGCCACTAATATCATTACAATGGAAACAAATAACAGTATACAAATAGTATTTTCTCTTAAGAAAATTGACCAAAGTACATAATAAAAGTTTCTTCtgttgttttaagaaaaacaactTGGAACTGCATTTCAGCTAATTGAATTCTGAATGCATGTGGTTCTGGGAAATATTGTAGAATATTTCAACTAATATTTCATAACAACTATATAAGAATACAATAACTTAATCATCTAATATCTCTCTGTATAAATGTGTTACATTGTATTgtactttttaaatattataagttTATTGTTTTGTCAATAACATGTGTTTTACTGGATTTTA contains these protein-coding regions:
- the LOC108841486 gene encoding TATA-box-binding protein 1, with the protein product MSDEELRGSTDPVDLTNHPSGIVPTLQNIVSTVNLDCKLDLKEIALKARNAEYNPKRFAAVIMRIREPKTTALIFASGRMVCTGAKTECFSKLAARKYARIVQKLGFDARFKDFKIQNIVASCDLKFPIRLELLAASNHSDFLSYEPEMFPGLIYRMREPKIVLLIFVSGKIVITGAKKREDTYKAFENIYPVLTQFKKICINSRVYNQV